The genomic window GCGCGCCAGACAAAATCAGCCGCGTGGGCGCTCACCACCAGAAGTCGCTTCATGCTTCTCCTCCCCTGGCCAAATAGGTGGGAACGGTTACCGCCATGTGCTTGATTTCCTCATCGCTGAAACCCGCCTCTCGAAGCCTATCCGCAAAGAGCGCCAGGCCATCTTCCACCGGAGGGTTTTTCGGCTGACCCAAGTCCGTTGAGAGGAAGCTCTGTTCCACTCCTACATTGCGGATGGTGGTAAAGAGCTTATCCCAAGGTACCTTTCCTGTCCAGGAAGGGGCCAGACAACGTTCTAGGAATACCCCCTGTGCCGCCAAAAACTTCTGGTCCGCCAGGGGTAGGTCCTGCGTAGGATAGTCGGGATGTGTGATCACCAACTTGCGAACCCCCTCCTCGAGCGCAACCTCCACAACCTTCAAGATCTCCCCTCTTGAAAGATGGCCTGTAGCCAAGACCATGCCGTGCTTAGCAACCACACGACAAATAGCCCTCACCTCAGGTTTTACTCGCCCTGAAGCATCCAACACTTCAATGGGCGGAGGAAGTAGGCCGGCACTGCGCAACTCGTCCTGAAGTCTAGCCCACTGGGGACGGCCCTCATACGGCAGCCGTGATACCTCACGCAACTCGTTTGCGGCATCCACTGTGGGTAACCAAACGAACCTGGCTCCTGAACGGGCAGCCACCTCCACCGCCAGGGGATTAAGCCCCCCCACGCTATGGTTGAGAACCACGGCCCCAATAACCTCCACCCCTGGCACAACCTGGCGAATAACCGCTGCTCGCTCACCCGTGGGCACGTAGTGAGACTTGAGAACAAAACCCTTGAGCCCCAAGGCCAAAAACCCTCGGGCAAGGTGGAGATCGTTCGTCTTCCTCGGAAGCAGATCCGGCTCCACATGCACGTGCAAGTCATAGCTACCCTTCACCAAAGCCCGCGCCCAATCGCTTGGCGTCATACATCCACCCCCCTACTAGCCTGTTGCAAGGCAGCAATGACCCCCTCCAAGTGAACCCGCATGGCTTTCTCAGCTCCTTCAGCATCGTGTGCCGCCACGGCCTCTACAATTCTTTGGTGCTCCTCCAATGACCTCTGTGAACGTCCCGGAACCAGGATGGTGCGGAACTGGTGGCGCACCACCTGGGCACGCAGGGCTTCTACCAGGCGCTGAACAGTTTTGTGACCCGAAATCCCCAACAGGGTTTGATGAAGCAAGGAGTTAAGTTCAGAAATGCCTAGAAGATCCCCCTCCTGGAGTTTGATCCTCATGAGTTCCAGGATCTCGTTAAGCCGGGCAACGTCCCTGGGCCCAGCCTTCTGGGCTGCATATCTTGCCGCTAGGCTCTCTAAAACCATACGGGCCTCGAGGATCTCCAGCGCTTCTTCCACACTCACAACACGCACCCAGGCTCCGCGATACGCCTCACTGTCCACCAAACCTTCCTGCTGTAACCTTGTTAAAGCACTGCGAATGGCAGCCCGGCCCAGGTTATACCTTTCGGCCAGATCCTTTTCCACCAGTCGCTGCCCGGGGAGCAACTCGCCCCGGAGGATAGCCTCGCGGATCTGCTGATAGGCCTGCTGCGCCTCTGTAGGTCTCTCTACGGTGGGCATTATCCTTCTCCCCTGCGTGGGTCTTCCACCGGCGGCACCCCATACGTGTGGAACGATTCCACAGTTTTTAGGCCCCAAGCCTGGCCCCGTTTGCGCTCCTCCTCATTCCACACGACAGGCTTCCAATCGGGTGCCAGCAGAAGCCTGGCCCCCGGACAGGCGATCTCAAAGCGACATCCGCCGGGTTCATACACATAGAGAAAGAACGTTTGCTGAATAGCGTGTTTGTGGGGTCCGGTTTCAATAAACACCCCGTACTCCAGGCAAATGTCAGCGGCCCGAAGCACCTCCTCGCGGCTGTCAACGGCATACGTGAAGTGGTGAAGCCGTCCCCTGGCCCCTAGATGGTCCTTGGTCACGGCCACATCATAGGTTTTGTTGTTGGTGGTAAGCCAAGCGCCTTGCTCCGTACCATCACGAAAGATGATCTGTTCAGTTACCTTCATTCCCAGGACATTCTCCAAAAATATCCGGACAGCACTCACGTCAGCCGCAAGCAAGTTGACATGGTCTAAACGACGAAGATTGGCACCCCTCGCAGGGAAGCGGGATGCTTGGTTTTTGAGCGCTGGCCGAGCATTCTCAGGAGGGGTAAACCAGACCGTGTCGTAGTAGATCT from Thermus caldifontis includes these protein-coding regions:
- a CDS encoding DUF6282 family protein: MTPSDWARALVKGSYDLHVHVEPDLLPRKTNDLHLARGFLALGLKGFVLKSHYVPTGERAAVIRQVVPGVEVIGAVVLNHSVGGLNPLAVEVAARSGARFVWLPTVDAANELREVSRLPYEGRPQWARLQDELRSAGLLPPPIEVLDASGRVKPEVRAICRVVAKHGMVLATGHLSRGEILKVVEVALEEGVRKLVITHPDYPTQDLPLADQKFLAAQGVFLERCLAPSWTGKVPWDKLFTTIRNVGVEQSFLSTDLGQPKNPPVEDGLALFADRLREAGFSDEEIKHMAVTVPTYLARGGEA
- a CDS encoding GntR family transcriptional regulator codes for the protein MPTVERPTEAQQAYQQIREAILRGELLPGQRLVEKDLAERYNLGRAAIRSALTRLQQEGLVDSEAYRGAWVRVVSVEEALEILEARMVLESLAARYAAQKAGPRDVARLNEILELMRIKLQEGDLLGISELNSLLHQTLLGISGHKTVQRLVEALRAQVVRHQFRTILVPGRSQRSLEEHQRIVEAVAAHDAEGAEKAMRVHLEGVIAALQQASRGVDV
- a CDS encoding catechol 2,3-dioxygenase; this encodes MAKIREGSVPQGVSNVVANHRLLTMWLTVWYFAAGGRWVVEPQVSPGEAFGRWPYGDLAHLGHLELLTPCLDKSLWFFTEVMGMGVSGQEGDSVYLRGWDDYEFHTLKLTAAKKPGLGHVAFRVKSLEALERRAQILKASGLGEGWREGDLGHGPSYRFRTPDGHLMEIYYDTVWFTPPENARPALKNQASRFPARGANLRRLDHVNLLAADVSAVRIFLENVLGMKVTEQIIFRDGTEQGAWLTTNNKTYDVAVTKDHLGARGRLHHFTYAVDSREEVLRAADICLEYGVFIETGPHKHAIQQTFFLYVYEPGGCRFEIACPGARLLLAPDWKPVVWNEEERKRGQAWGLKTVESFHTYGVPPVEDPRRGEG